From Rhodococcus sp. B7740:
CCCCGCCGTGGAGCTACCCTTCGCCGGACATCCCACGGTCGGACTCTCGTGGTGGCTCCGCGAGCAGGGACATCCCGTCGACGTGCTCACCGTCCCTGCCGGACCGTTGAGCATCCGCTACGACGGCGAGCACACCTGGGTTCGCGCTCGCGCCGACTGGACTCCGCAGTTCACCTTCCATCGGGTTCACGATGCGGCCGAGGTGGCGGCAGCCGATCCGAGTGCGTACGACAGTGGGCACCACTACGTCTGGGCCTGGACCGACGAGGAACACGGCACGCTGCGATCGCGCATGTTCGCACCGATGATGGGTATCGCCGAGGACGAGGCGACCGGTGCTGCCG
This genomic window contains:
- a CDS encoding PhzF family phenazine biosynthesis protein, with product MATDVSVVRVFTDADGRFGNPLGIVAAGDVDEADRQQFAAELGFSETVFVDRTESGTASATIHTPAVELPFAGHPTVGLSWWLREQGHPVDVLTVPAGPLSIRYDGEHTWVRARADWTPQFTFHRVHDAAEVAAADPSAYDSGHHYVWAWTDEEHGTLRSRMFAPMMGIAEDEATGAAAVRLTGELGRSLNIVQGAGSRLRTTIGDGWVELGGRTAADASISV